The Anaeromyxobacter sp. Fw109-5 genomic interval CGAGAAGCAGGCGGTCGTGATGGCCGAGCAGGCGCGGCGCGACAAGGCCGCGGAGCTCGACCGCAAGGCGAACGACCTGCAGCAGTTCTGGGGACAGCTCCAGAAGGACCTGTCCGAGCGCGAGCGCGAGGTGACGCGCGGCATCTTCGACAAGATGGCCGCCATCGTGCGCGGGATCGCCGAGGCCGACGGGTTCACGATGGTGCTGGAGCGCACCGACTCCGGGCTCGTGTTCGCGGCCCCGGCGCTCGATCTCACGAACGAGCTCATCCGCAAGTACAACGCGAAGTACCCCGCCGGCGCCGCCAAGAAGCCCGCCGCGGCGAAGCCGGCCGCCCCGGCGAAGAAGTGAGGTGACCGTGACGTTCACGCTCGCGGAGCTCGCCTCCCGGGTCGGCGGCGAGGTCGTCGGCGACGGGGCGCTGGTGGTGGAGGGCGTCGCGCCGCTCGAGGACGCGGGCCCGCACGACGTCTCGTTCTTCTCGAACCGGAAGTACCGGAAGGCCTTCGAGGCC includes:
- a CDS encoding OmpH family outer membrane protein, whose protein sequence is MRLALRLTAVLALLASTAARAETKLGFVDLQRALNEIEEGKSAKATLKKDFDEKQKQLDAKKAEFDKLRQEFEKQAVVMAEQARRDKAAELDRKANDLQQFWGQLQKDLSEREREVTRGIFDKMAAIVRGIAEADGFTMVLERTDSGLVFAAPALDLTNELIRKYNAKYPAGAAKKPAAAKPAAPAKK